From a single Aquipuribacter nitratireducens genomic region:
- a CDS encoding zinc-dependent alcohol dehydrogenase: MRALVLHAAGDARVEERSAPSAPGEGQALVRVVRAGLCGTDASEFTAGPVMTPLRTRHPASGVLGPVVLGHEFVGVVEALGAGEHEVTVGDRVVAGAGAWCGSCEWCREGRTNLCRSYWTAGLSADGGLAEHVLLPAAMLRRVPDAVDDDNAALAQPLAVGLHGVRRAGVAAGDVVVVNGAGAIGSFIVAGVAAAGARAVVALDVDTERLRVAREMGATHTVDVRSEDASAVVSELTGGDLADVTVEASGVPEGMSTVQRLTRRGGRILLVGLPKKPVSFEAVDLILREIDVVTTVAHVCDDDIPAALALLAERDLAAFLVERVVPLHDAVDGALRRLAEGRARGKLLVDTTAVSP; the protein is encoded by the coding sequence ATGAGGGCCCTCGTGCTCCACGCGGCCGGCGACGCCCGCGTGGAGGAGCGGTCGGCGCCGTCGGCGCCGGGTGAGGGACAGGCGCTCGTGCGGGTCGTGCGCGCCGGGCTGTGCGGGACCGACGCCTCGGAGTTCACCGCGGGCCCGGTCATGACACCGCTCCGGACGCGTCACCCGGCCTCCGGCGTCCTCGGCCCGGTGGTCCTCGGGCACGAGTTCGTCGGCGTCGTGGAGGCGCTCGGTGCGGGCGAGCACGAGGTGACCGTCGGCGACCGCGTCGTCGCGGGGGCCGGGGCGTGGTGCGGCTCGTGCGAGTGGTGCCGAGAGGGCCGGACGAACCTGTGCCGCTCGTACTGGACGGCCGGGCTGTCCGCGGACGGCGGGCTCGCCGAGCACGTCCTGCTGCCCGCCGCCATGCTCCGGCGGGTCCCGGACGCCGTCGACGACGACAACGCCGCCCTCGCGCAACCGCTGGCGGTCGGACTGCACGGGGTCCGGCGCGCGGGTGTCGCCGCGGGCGACGTCGTCGTCGTCAACGGGGCCGGCGCCATCGGCTCGTTCATCGTCGCAGGGGTCGCGGCCGCGGGCGCCCGCGCCGTCGTCGCCCTCGACGTCGACACCGAGCGGCTGCGGGTCGCGCGGGAGATGGGCGCCACGCACACCGTCGACGTCCGCTCGGAGGACGCGTCCGCGGTCGTGTCCGAGCTGACCGGCGGCGACCTCGCCGACGTCACGGTCGAGGCCAGCGGCGTCCCCGAGGGCATGTCGACCGTCCAGCGCCTCACCCGTCGCGGCGGCCGCATCCTCCTCGTCGGCCTTCCCAAGAAGCCGGTGTCCTTCGAGGCGGTCGACCTCATCCTCCGCGAGATCGACGTGGTGACGACCGTCGCGCACGTGTGCGACGACGACATCCCCGCGGCGCTCGCGCTGCTCGCCGAACGCGACCTCGCCGCCTTCCTCGTGGAGCGGGTCGTCCCGCTCCACGACGCCGTCGACGGCGCCCTGCGCCGCCTGGCGGAGGGGCGGGCCCGCGGCAAGCTGCTCGTCGACACGACGGCGGTGAGCCCGTGA
- a CDS encoding NAD(P)-dependent oxidoreductase, whose amino-acid sequence MSTASTASTASVPVAVCGLGRMGSRMAARLAAAGHPTAVWNRSPGPAEQLAGSHDVRVAATPAAAADGADVVLTMLTDGPALLAVLDGPDGVLAGAGSGTVVVDCSTTGREHALEAAQRCRAAGVDMLDSPVSGSTAVAEAGRLGLMVGGDADVLERARPVLDAVAATVVHVGAQGSGASAKVAVNALLHTFSTALAETLVTAEAGGVARDRLLDVLAAGVLANTFLAYKREAFLAPDTAPVAFDLRTATKDLALADAATEEAGLRSSLVRRAHELHTRALADGLGDRDMVAMSTWFASRVRTDAPTPQETAVSATSEGT is encoded by the coding sequence GTGAGCACCGCGTCGACCGCCTCCACCGCCTCCGTGCCGGTCGCCGTCTGCGGCCTCGGCCGGATGGGCTCGCGCATGGCGGCGCGTCTCGCCGCGGCCGGGCACCCGACCGCGGTGTGGAACCGCTCGCCGGGTCCGGCCGAGCAGCTCGCGGGCAGCCACGACGTGCGCGTGGCAGCGACACCCGCCGCGGCCGCCGACGGCGCCGACGTCGTCCTCACGATGCTCACCGACGGACCGGCGCTCCTCGCCGTGCTCGACGGTCCCGACGGCGTCCTCGCCGGAGCCGGGTCGGGGACGGTCGTCGTCGACTGCTCGACGACCGGCCGGGAGCACGCCCTCGAGGCCGCGCAGCGGTGCCGGGCGGCCGGCGTCGACATGCTCGACAGCCCCGTCAGCGGGAGCACCGCCGTCGCCGAGGCCGGGCGGCTCGGCCTCATGGTGGGCGGCGACGCCGACGTGCTCGAGCGTGCACGCCCGGTGCTCGACGCCGTCGCCGCCACCGTCGTCCACGTCGGGGCGCAGGGGTCCGGGGCGTCCGCGAAGGTCGCCGTCAACGCGCTGCTCCACACCTTCAGCACCGCGCTCGCCGAGACCCTTGTCACCGCCGAGGCCGGCGGGGTCGCCCGCGACCGCCTGCTCGACGTGCTCGCGGCCGGGGTCCTCGCCAACACCTTCCTCGCCTACAAGCGGGAGGCGTTCCTCGCCCCGGACACCGCCCCCGTCGCCTTCGACCTGCGGACCGCGACGAAGGACCTCGCGCTCGCGGACGCGGCGACCGAGGAGGCGGGACTGCGGTCGTCCCTCGTCCGCCGCGCCCATGAGCTGCACACCCGCGCGCTCGCCGACGGGCTCGGCGACCGCGACATGGTCGCGATGAGCACGTGGTTCGCCTCGCGCGTCCGCACCGATGCCCCCACTCCACAGGAGACCGCGGTCTCCGCCACGTCCGAAGGGACCTGA